In Rhodobacter xanthinilyticus, a single window of DNA contains:
- the gpmI gene encoding 2,3-bisphosphoglycerate-independent phosphoglycerate mutase gives MTRPKPVVLCILDGWGERAEVEGNAPAQARTPNLDRVFATCPKATLITHGPDVGLPTGQMGNSEVGHTNIGAGRVVAMDLGQIDLAIEDGSFYRNEAILDFIAKVKAAGGRAHLMGVISDGGVHGHIEHTLAACKAVAEAGVPVVVHAITDGRDVAPDSAARFIDDFVARLPAGCTIGTVIGRYWAMDRDNRWERVGLAYDAMVKAEGLTAASAAEAVAQSYAKGEMDEFIKPTVIGDYAGTADGDGVFCLNFRADRAREILRALAEPGFAELDISARPRWSALLGMVEYSVDHNAYMATAYPKRDIVNTLGEWVSKQGLTQFHLAETEKYPHVTFFLNGGKEAPWAGEDRFMPKSPKVATYDLQPEMSAPEVTDKFVEAIEKGYDLIVVNYANPDMVGHTGSLPAAIAACEEIDRDLGRVLAALEAAGGAMIITADHGNCETMIDPVTGGPHTAHTTNLVPVALVGGPAGARLHKGRLADLAPTLLDLMGLDVPPEMTGKTLIER, from the coding sequence ATGACCCGTCCGAAACCCGTTGTTCTGTGCATTCTCGATGGCTGGGGCGAACGCGCCGAGGTCGAGGGCAACGCCCCCGCGCAGGCCCGCACGCCGAACCTCGACCGCGTTTTCGCGACCTGCCCGAAGGCGACGCTGATCACCCATGGCCCCGATGTCGGGCTGCCGACCGGGCAGATGGGCAACTCCGAGGTGGGCCACACCAATATCGGCGCGGGGCGCGTCGTGGCGATGGATCTCGGCCAGATCGACCTCGCGATCGAGGACGGGTCGTTCTACCGCAACGAGGCGATCCTCGATTTCATCGCCAAGGTGAAGGCCGCGGGCGGGCGGGCGCATCTGATGGGGGTGATCTCGGATGGCGGGGTGCATGGCCATATCGAGCACACGCTTGCGGCCTGCAAGGCGGTGGCGGAGGCGGGCGTGCCGGTTGTGGTCCATGCGATCACCGACGGGCGCGACGTGGCCCCCGACAGCGCGGCGCGCTTCATCGACGATTTCGTGGCGCGGCTGCCGGCGGGCTGCACGATCGGCACGGTGATCGGGCGCTATTGGGCGATGGACCGCGACAACCGCTGGGAGCGGGTGGGGCTCGCCTATGACGCGATGGTCAAGGCCGAGGGGCTGACGGCGGCGAGCGCGGCCGAGGCGGTGGCGCAATCTTATGCCAAGGGCGAGATGGATGAATTCATCAAGCCGACCGTGATCGGCGATTATGCGGGCACGGCGGATGGCGACGGGGTCTTCTGTCTGAATTTCCGCGCCGACCGGGCGCGCGAGATCCTGCGCGCGCTGGCCGAGCCGGGGTTTGCCGAGCTTGATATCTCGGCGCGGCCGCGCTGGTCGGCGCTTCTTGGCATGGTCGAATATTCGGTCGACCACAACGCCTATATGGCGACGGCCTACCCCAAGCGCGATATCGTCAACACGCTGGGCGAATGGGTCTCGAAACAGGGGCTGACGCAGTTCCACCTGGCCGAGACCGAGAAATACCCCCATGTCACCTTCTTCCTGAACGGCGGCAAGGAGGCGCCTTGGGCGGGCGAGGATCGGTTCATGCCGAAATCGCCCAAGGTTGCGACCTATGATCTGCAACCCGAGATGAGCGCGCCGGAGGTCACCGACAAATTCGTCGAGGCGATCGAGAAGGGCTATGACCTGATCGTGGTGAACTATGCCAACCCCGATATGGTCGGCCATACCGGCAGCCTGCCCGCGGCGATTGCGGCCTGCGAGGAGATCGACCGCGATCTCGGGCGGGTTCTGGCGGCGCTGGAGGCGGCGGGGGGCGCGATGATCATCACCGCCGACCACGGCAATTGCGAGACGATGATCGACCCGGTGACGGGCGGGCCGCATACCGCGCATACCACCAACCTCGTGCCGGTGGCGCTGGTGGGCGGGCCGGCGGGGGCGCGGCTGCACAAGGGGCGGCTTGCCGATCTCGCGCCGACGCTGCTTGATCTGATGGGGCTCGACGTGCCGCCCGAGATGACCGGCAAGACGCTGATCGAGCGCTGA
- the kdsA gene encoding 3-deoxy-8-phosphooctulonate synthase: MTSPKIVTVGDIAIGGNEPFALITGPCQLESYDHARMMAEKIAEACAPTGTKFIFKASYDKANRSSIKTQRGLGMEKGLEILAKIRDEFGCPILTDVHDAAQCAPAGAVVDVLQIPAFLCRQTDLLLAAGETGCAINVKKGQFLAPWDMGNVAEKIASTGNERIMLCDRGTSFGYNTLVTDFRGLPIMAATGYPVVFDATHSVQQPGGQGMTSGGQREFAPVLARAACAVGVSALFIETHEDPDNAPSDGPNMIPVDQMGALIAKLRAFDALQKGL, from the coding sequence ATGACCAGCCCCAAGATCGTGACCGTCGGCGATATCGCCATCGGGGGCAATGAGCCCTTCGCGCTGATCACCGGCCCGTGCCAGCTCGAGAGCTATGACCACGCCCGGATGATGGCCGAGAAAATCGCCGAGGCCTGCGCGCCCACCGGCACGAAATTCATCTTCAAGGCCAGCTACGACAAGGCCAACCGCTCCTCGATCAAGACCCAGCGCGGGCTGGGCATGGAGAAGGGCCTCGAGATCCTCGCGAAGATCCGCGATGAATTCGGCTGCCCGATCCTGACCGATGTCCATGACGCCGCCCAATGCGCCCCCGCCGGCGCGGTGGTCGATGTGCTGCAGATCCCCGCGTTCCTGTGCCGCCAGACAGATCTTCTGCTCGCCGCGGGCGAGACCGGCTGCGCGATCAACGTCAAGAAGGGCCAGTTCCTCGCGCCGTGGGATATGGGCAATGTCGCCGAGAAGATCGCCTCGACCGGCAATGAGCGCATCATGCTGTGCGACCGCGGCACCTCCTTTGGCTACAACACCCTCGTGACCGATTTCCGCGGCCTGCCGATCATGGCGGCGACCGGCTACCCGGTGGTTTTCGACGCGACCCATTCGGTGCAACAGCCGGGCGGCCAGGGCATGACCTCGGGCGGCCAGCGCGAATTCGCGCCCGTGCTCGCGCGCGCGGCCTGCGCGGTCGGCGTCTCGGCGCTCTTCATCGAGACCCATGAAGACCCCGACAACGCGCCCTCGGATGGGCCGAACATGATCCCGGTGGACCAGATGGGCGCCCTGATCGCGAAGCTGCGCGCCTTCGACGCGCTGCAAAAGGGCCTCTGA
- a CDS encoding rhamnosyltransferase WsaF family glycosyltransferase has product MTDRVYLVLAVFRPNRDFLAAQLASIAAQDHRDHRLVAVISDRVSADLVRALCAEVGLADPHIHVPGETLDAVRGFEAGLAEALFLARKEGAEDALFALCDQDDIWHPNRLSRGVAELRASGADLVHSDARLVDGAGAVIAPSMFAFEKRARAPGLRGLLYRNNITGMTVLMRRRVVEIALPFPQQSGVHFYHDLWLGLVAAALGGVRLIPEPLVDYRQHGANTIGAVDRSDAARPRLFKRLRGLNGMWLRREAASYALARYLAQSVDGRLAEVSAAGELAHGEAHLAPLRPYLARRRGGLSFLRDAISLAARGKFGLARIALGFGTVHVGRLVWALRISLTRGMTEALEAFDERLYSLSPGVAPRHPSLEGGPSSKPVKFETLTDLRKRPRWTPEFTAPAPSFTVLVPTLNPTEIFAGILTAIDIGVGLAERGYRVTFIATDLPISSQGASRSFVLRRLSPAAGLEVADRIALHCGVQSETIPAHPGDLFLATAWWTAHVAQELIARHGFTARRFHYLIQDYEPNFYAWGPEYADAVASYALPFEPIYNTSLLRDFMAEKGYRLGTQAPLCFHPAIEIARYATGARPPRRGPRRLALYGRPEVPRNMYAMAIEVLARFIEAENLGPEDIELISVGLRHAPVSLPNGLTLASHGKLPWEEYPGFLRGLDLGLSLMYSPHPSHPPIEMAASGVRVVTNSFGPKDLSTLSPAIVSATPDADELTAALRRAWAMAPVEEAERAIDLKALGLPPDEMIDLLADRLAADLPRQNG; this is encoded by the coding sequence ATGACCGACCGCGTTTATCTCGTTCTTGCCGTCTTCCGGCCGAACCGGGATTTCCTCGCCGCGCAGCTCGCCTCGATCGCCGCGCAAGACCACCGCGATCACCGCCTCGTCGCGGTGATCTCCGATCGCGTCTCGGCCGACCTTGTGCGCGCGCTCTGCGCCGAAGTGGGCCTCGCCGACCCGCATATCCATGTCCCCGGCGAGACGCTCGACGCCGTGCGCGGCTTCGAGGCGGGCCTTGCCGAGGCGCTGTTCCTCGCCCGCAAGGAGGGCGCCGAGGACGCGCTCTTCGCGCTGTGCGACCAGGACGACATCTGGCACCCGAACCGCCTCTCGCGCGGGGTGGCCGAGCTGCGCGCCAGCGGCGCCGATCTCGTCCATTCCGATGCGCGCCTCGTCGATGGCGCGGGCGCGGTGATCGCCCCCTCGATGTTCGCCTTCGAAAAACGCGCCCGCGCGCCGGGCCTGCGCGGGCTGCTCTACCGCAACAACATCACCGGCATGACCGTGCTGATGCGCCGCCGGGTCGTCGAGATCGCCCTGCCCTTCCCGCAGCAAAGCGGCGTGCATTTCTACCATGACCTCTGGCTCGGCCTCGTCGCCGCGGCGCTGGGCGGGGTGCGGCTGATCCCCGAACCGCTCGTCGATTACCGCCAGCACGGCGCCAACACGATCGGCGCGGTCGACCGCTCCGACGCCGCCCGCCCGCGCCTTTTCAAACGCTTGCGCGGCCTCAACGGCATGTGGCTGCGCCGCGAGGCGGCGAGCTACGCGCTCGCGCGCTATCTCGCGCAGAGCGTCGACGGCCGCCTCGCCGAGGTTTCCGCCGCGGGCGAGCTCGCCCATGGCGAGGCGCATCTGGCGCCCCTGCGCCCCTATCTGGCGCGCCGCCGCGGCGGGCTGAGCTTCCTGCGCGACGCGATCTCGCTCGCCGCGCGCGGCAAATTCGGCCTCGCCCGGATCGCGCTGGGCTTCGGCACGGTGCATGTCGGCCGCCTCGTCTGGGCGCTGCGCATCAGCCTGACGCGCGGCATGACCGAGGCGCTCGAGGCCTTTGACGAACGGCTCTACTCACTCTCGCCGGGCGTCGCGCCCCGCCACCCCTCGCTCGAGGGCGGGCCCTCCTCGAAGCCGGTGAAATTCGAGACCCTGACCGACCTGCGCAAACGCCCGCGCTGGACGCCCGAGTTCACCGCCCCCGCGCCGAGCTTCACCGTCCTCGTGCCGACCCTGAACCCGACCGAGATCTTCGCGGGCATCCTCACCGCGATCGACATCGGCGTGGGGCTGGCCGAGCGCGGCTATCGCGTCACCTTCATCGCGACCGATCTGCCGATCTCCTCGCAAGGCGCCTCGCGCAGCTTCGTTCTGCGCCGCCTCAGCCCCGCCGCGGGCCTCGAGGTCGCCGACCGCATCGCGCTCCATTGCGGGGTGCAGAGCGAAACGATCCCCGCGCACCCGGGCGATCTCTTCCTCGCCACCGCCTGGTGGACCGCCCATGTCGCGCAGGAGCTGATCGCCCGCCACGGCTTCACCGCGCGCCGCTTCCACTACCTGATCCAGGATTACGAGCCCAATTTCTACGCCTGGGGCCCGGAATATGCCGATGCGGTGGCGAGCTATGCGCTGCCCTTCGAGCCGATCTACAACACCTCGCTCCTGCGCGATTTCATGGCCGAAAAGGGCTATCGCCTCGGCACGCAGGCGCCGCTGTGCTTCCACCCCGCGATCGAGATCGCCCGCTACGCGACCGGCGCCCGCCCGCCGCGCCGCGGTCCGCGCCGGCTCGCGCTTTACGGCCGCCCCGAGGTGCCGCGCAACATGTATGCGATGGCGATCGAGGTGCTCGCGCGTTTCATCGAGGCCGAAAATCTCGGCCCCGAGGACATCGAGCTGATCTCCGTCGGGCTGCGCCACGCGCCGGTGAGCCTGCCCAACGGGCTGACGCTCGCGAGCCACGGCAAGCTGCCCTGGGAGGAATATCCGGGTTTCCTGCGGGGCCTCGATCTCGGCCTCTCGCTGATGTATTCGCCCCACCCGAGCCACCCGCCGATCGAGATGGCGGCCTCGGGCGTGCGCGTCGTGACCAACAGCTTCGGCCCGAAAGACCTCTCCACGCTCAGCCCCGCGATCGTCTCGGCCACGCCCGACGCCGATGAGCTGACCGCCGCGCTGCGCCGCGCCTGGGCGATGGCCCCGGTCGAGGAGGCCGAGCGCGCGATCGACCTCAAGGCGCTTGGCCTGCCGCCCGATGAGATGATCGACCTCCTCGCCGACCGCCTCGCGGCCGACCTGCCCCGACAGAATGGATAA
- a CDS encoding ABC transporter ATP-binding protein produces the protein MIELRNVCKTYVTNGRRKIVAQNVNAIFPARRAVAVLGRNGAGKSTLLRMISGAMEPDSGEVVRHGTVSWPVGFAGSFHQDLTGLQNVRFIARVYGVDTDELVDFVADFAELGQHFNLPVRSYSSGMKSRLAFGVSMGIHFDTYLVDEVTAVGDASFKRKSEALFQQRISQSAAVMVTHTMGQVRRLCHHAGVLENGVFHFYEDVEDAIAHHERLMGGDDKGDE, from the coding sequence ATGATCGAGCTGCGCAACGTCTGCAAGACGTATGTGACGAACGGCCGGCGCAAGATCGTGGCGCAAAATGTCAACGCGATCTTCCCGGCGCGGCGCGCGGTGGCGGTTCTGGGGCGCAACGGGGCGGGGAAATCGACGCTTCTGCGGATGATCTCCGGCGCGATGGAGCCCGATAGCGGCGAGGTCGTGCGCCATGGCACGGTCTCCTGGCCGGTGGGCTTTGCGGGCAGTTTCCACCAGGATCTCACCGGGCTGCAAAACGTGCGCTTCATCGCGCGGGTCTACGGCGTCGATACCGATGAGCTGGTCGATTTCGTCGCCGATTTCGCCGAGCTCGGGCAGCATTTCAACCTGCCGGTGCGCAGCTATTCCTCGGGGATGAAATCGCGCCTCGCCTTCGGGGTGTCGATGGGGATCCATTTCGACACCTATCTCGTCGACGAGGTCACCGCGGTGGGCGATGCCTCGTTCAAGCGCAAATCCGAGGCGCTGTTTCAGCAGCGGATCTCGCAAAGCGCGGCGGTGATGGTCACCCATACGATGGGCCAGGTGCGACGGCTGTGCCACCACGCGGGCGTGCTCGAGAACGGCGTCTTCCATTTCTATGAAGATGTGGAGGACGCCATCGCCCATCATGAGCGGCTGATGGGCGGCGACGACAAGGGCGACGAGTGA
- a CDS encoding sugar transporter — protein MTDPAEAPASHPTRLAAAAAKKLKLKVRPPAQFARLQRRHKLLAASFAAVVVAPVLLAGLYLYAIANDQFASRVGFSVRREEAGSAVEMLGGIAQLSGSSSSDTDILYEYIRSEAMVRAINARIDLMTVFANPGDPVFSIGSDARIEQMLAFWKRMVDVFYDSSAGLIEIRVLAFDPEDAQQIATAIADESSKMINQLSAIAREDATRYAREDLDQAVASLKEARSAITQFRVRSQIVDPQANVQGRMGILNNLQERLASAMIELDMLAKDDPRRGELQQRIDVIRGRIADERSEFGRAEQENPDNLANLINEYESLTVDQAFAEKRYLTALATYDAAVAEAQRKSRYLAIHIPPTRAETSEYPRRFVILSALAGLLFVAWSIMAMIYYSLRDRR, from the coding sequence GTGACTGATCCCGCCGAGGCGCCCGCGTCGCACCCCACTCGTCTGGCCGCCGCCGCGGCAAAGAAGCTCAAGCTCAAGGTGCGCCCGCCGGCCCAATTCGCGCGGCTGCAACGGCGCCACAAGCTCCTCGCGGCGTCTTTTGCGGCGGTGGTGGTGGCGCCGGTGCTGCTCGCGGGGCTCTATCTCTACGCGATCGCCAATGACCAGTTCGCCAGCCGCGTCGGCTTTTCGGTGCGCCGCGAGGAGGCAGGCTCCGCCGTCGAGATGCTCGGCGGGATCGCGCAGCTCTCAGGCTCGAGCTCGTCGGATACCGATATCCTTTACGAATACATCCGCAGCGAGGCGATGGTGCGCGCGATCAATGCGCGGATCGACCTGATGACGGTCTTTGCCAACCCGGGCGACCCGGTGTTCTCGATCGGCTCGGATGCGCGGATCGAGCAGATGCTCGCCTTCTGGAAGCGGATGGTCGATGTCTTCTACGACAGCTCGGCCGGGCTGATCGAGATCCGGGTGCTCGCCTTCGACCCCGAGGATGCGCAGCAGATCGCCACCGCGATCGCCGACGAGAGCAGCAAGATGATCAACCAGCTCTCCGCGATCGCGCGCGAGGATGCGACGCGCTACGCCCGCGAGGATCTCGACCAGGCCGTCGCCTCGCTCAAGGAGGCGCGCTCGGCGATCACCCAGTTCCGCGTGCGCAGCCAGATCGTCGACCCGCAGGCGAATGTGCAGGGCCGGATGGGGATCCTCAACAACCTGCAAGAACGCCTCGCCAGCGCGATGATCGAGCTCGACATGCTCGCCAAGGACGACCCGCGCCGCGGCGAGTTGCAGCAGCGCATCGATGTCATCCGCGGTCGCATCGCCGATGAGCGCAGCGAATTCGGCCGCGCCGAGCAGGAAAACCCGGACAATCTCGCCAATCTGATCAACGAATATGAATCGCTCACCGTCGATCAGGCCTTTGCCGAGAAGCGCTATCTGACCGCGCTTGCGACCTATGATGCGGCGGTGGCCGAGGCACAGCGCAAGTCGCGGTATCTCGCGATCCATATCCCGCCGACGCGGGCGGAAACCTCGGAATATCCGCGCCGCTTCGTGATCCTCTCGGCGCTTGCGGGGCTCTTGTTCGTCGCCTGGTCGATCATGGCGATGATCTATTATTCGCTTCGCGACCGGCGTTGA
- a CDS encoding ABC transporter permease encodes MTQSALPSPGLRAPQRPRSLATARTIAALMLREMSTTYGRSMLGYLWAVLEPVAGIMLMTFIFSFAFRAPPIGTNFPLFYASGILPFMAYMDIGQKISVSLRFSKSLMFYPGVTFIDAIVARFLINALTFVMVAVIVYGLIFLVFRLNAIIDLPAIFLAFAMAFALGLGIGTLNCFLLSSYPLWERAWAVITRPLFIVSCIFYIFDSIPEPYRGWLWWNPLVHIIGQARKGFYATYDGAYVSPLYVFTVSAVTFAAGLLLLRRYHRDIVNF; translated from the coding sequence ATGACTCAATCGGCACTTCCCTCGCCGGGCCTGCGCGCCCCGCAACGCCCCCGCAGCCTCGCCACCGCGCGCACCATCGCGGCGCTGATGCTGCGCGAGATGAGCACGACCTATGGCCGCTCGATGCTGGGCTATCTGTGGGCCGTGCTCGAGCCGGTGGCGGGCATCATGCTGATGACCTTCATCTTTTCCTTCGCCTTCCGGGCGCCGCCGATCGGCACGAACTTCCCGCTGTTCTACGCCTCGGGCATCCTGCCGTTCATGGCCTATATGGATATCGGCCAGAAGATCTCGGTCTCGCTCAGGTTCTCGAAATCGCTGATGTTCTACCCCGGCGTGACCTTCATCGACGCGATCGTGGCGCGGTTCCTGATCAACGCGCTGACCTTCGTCATGGTGGCGGTGATCGTCTACGGGCTGATCTTCCTGGTCTTCCGCCTCAACGCGATCATCGACCTGCCGGCGATCTTTCTGGCCTTCGCCATGGCCTTCGCGCTCGGCCTCGGGATCGGCACGCTCAATTGCTTCCTGCTCTCGAGCTACCCTTTGTGGGAACGCGCCTGGGCGGTGATCACGCGGCCGCTCTTCATCGTGTCGTGCATCTTCTACATCTTCGATTCCATCCCCGAGCCCTATCGCGGCTGGCTGTGGTGGAACCCGCTCGTCCATATCATCGGCCAGGCGCGCAAGGGCTTTTACGCCACCTATGACGGCGCCTATGTCTCGCCGCTCTATGTGTTCACCGTGTCGGCCGTGACCTTCGCCGCCGGGCTGTTGCTGCTGCGCCGGTATCACCGCGACATCGTGAACTTCTGA
- a CDS encoding sulfotransferase family 2 domain-containing protein has protein sequence MGWRGYIDDPHKTVFFWSQKAACTTLFNLLADNMPERPAAKSHFHTTSAPYQKCLEAIEKRGYRAVILARHPVTRSISAYFNKFLVYRDKRLMTRADLEPFAQVLHDKFCEITGQTTEDNIITYEQFLDTVAAMRADLAEKPHIPINGHWETQVPPLLRERGFRYDRIVHVENLDAELAELCAELGLTHEPRTLNRTKIAAERHQGYLGDRPAREVSGLNFGYENFIAPATLARLERLYGVDFEMLGYPPGAPQR, from the coding sequence ATGGGCTGGCGCGGTTATATCGACGATCCCCACAAGACGGTGTTTTTCTGGTCGCAAAAGGCCGCCTGCACGACGCTGTTCAACCTGCTCGCCGATAACATGCCCGAGCGCCCGGCCGCGAAAAGCCATTTCCACACCACCAGCGCGCCCTATCAGAAATGCCTCGAGGCGATCGAGAAGCGCGGCTACCGCGCGGTGATCCTCGCGCGCCACCCGGTCACCCGCTCGATCAGCGCCTATTTCAACAAGTTCCTCGTCTACCGCGACAAACGCCTGATGACCCGCGCCGATCTCGAGCCCTTCGCGCAGGTGCTCCATGACAAGTTCTGCGAGATCACCGGTCAGACGACCGAGGATAACATCATCACCTATGAGCAGTTCCTCGATACCGTCGCCGCGATGCGCGCCGATCTCGCCGAGAAGCCGCATATCCCGATCAACGGCCATTGGGAAACCCAGGTGCCGCCGCTCCTGCGCGAGCGCGGCTTTCGCTATGACCGGATCGTGCATGTCGAGAACCTCGATGCCGAGCTCGCCGAGCTTTGCGCCGAGCTCGGCCTGACCCATGAGCCGCGCACGCTCAACCGCACCAAGATCGCCGCCGAGCGCCATCAGGGCTATCTCGGCGACCGCCCCGCGCGCGAGGTCTCGGGGCTGAACTTCGGCTATGAGAATTTCATCGCGCCGGCGACGCTTGCGCGGCTCGAGCGGCTCTATGGCGTCGATTTCGAGATGTTGGGCTACCCGCCCGGGGCCCCGCAGCGCTGA
- a CDS encoding polysaccharide biosynthesis/export family protein, producing MSRLLTTVGFTLTILVAASCTTPRGAALTREIVREETAPDQDFAVMRVGRDNIAQIQAFPRTGPSGGANWPGPHRGADTGVIETGDTLDLMVWDSQENSLLTQNASRSSTMKGLVVTESGDVFVPYIDSVFVRGLTPTQARAKIQKALEPISPTAQVQLNVTQGRLNTVDVVSGVAKPGSFPLADRNTSVLSVIAQAGGIPANLRNPEVRLIRAGKTYRIPARELLSDASRNIPVRGNDKIVVAADERYFTAIGATGSEEIVYFSKARLTALEALAEIGGLADTRADPKGLIVLREYPASAVKPGGPERAQMIFAFDLTSADGLFAARKFQINPEDTVVATEASLTMTRNVLSVIGSVLGTARTATLISE from the coding sequence TTGAGCCGCTTGCTTACCACCGTCGGCTTCACGCTGACGATCCTTGTTGCTGCGTCCTGCACGACCCCTCGGGGGGCGGCGCTGACGCGTGAAATCGTCCGCGAGGAAACCGCGCCGGATCAAGATTTTGCGGTGATGCGCGTCGGTCGCGACAATATCGCGCAGATCCAGGCCTTTCCGCGCACCGGCCCCTCGGGCGGGGCGAACTGGCCCGGCCCGCATCGGGGCGCCGATACCGGCGTGATCGAGACGGGCGACACGCTCGATCTGATGGTCTGGGACAGCCAGGAAAACTCGCTGCTGACGCAAAACGCCAGCCGCAGCTCGACCATGAAAGGCCTGGTCGTCACCGAATCCGGCGATGTCTTCGTGCCCTATATCGACAGCGTTTTCGTGCGCGGGCTGACGCCGACGCAGGCGCGGGCCAAGATCCAGAAGGCGCTCGAGCCGATCTCGCCCACCGCGCAGGTCCAGCTCAACGTGACCCAGGGCCGGCTCAACACCGTCGACGTGGTCTCGGGCGTGGCCAAGCCGGGCAGCTTCCCGCTCGCTGATCGCAACACCTCGGTGCTCAGCGTGATCGCGCAGGCCGGCGGTATCCCGGCCAATCTGCGCAACCCCGAGGTGCGGCTGATCCGCGCGGGCAAGACCTATCGGATCCCGGCGCGCGAGCTGCTCTCGGATGCCTCGAGAAACATCCCCGTGCGCGGCAATGACAAGATCGTGGTGGCGGCGGATGAGCGTTACTTCACCGCGATCGGCGCCACCGGCAGCGAGGAGATCGTCTATTTCTCCAAGGCCCGGCTCACCGCGCTCGAGGCGCTGGCCGAGATCGGCGGGCTTGCCGATACCCGCGCCGATCCGAAGGGGCTGATCGTTCTGCGCGAATATCCGGCCTCGGCGGTCAAACCCGGCGGGCCCGAGCGCGCGCAGATGATCTTCGCCTTCGATCTGACCTCGGCGGACGGGCTCTTTGCGGCGCGCAAGTTCCAGATCAACCCCGAGGATACGGTCGTTGCGACCGAGGCCTCGCTCACCATGACGCGCAATGTGCTCTCGGTGATCGGCTCGGTTCTCGGCACGGCGCGCACCGCCACCTTGATCTCCGAATGA